In one window of Littorina saxatilis isolate snail1 linkage group LG11, US_GU_Lsax_2.0, whole genome shotgun sequence DNA:
- the LOC138980755 gene encoding uncharacterized protein FLJ40521-like — protein sequence MHRNLHNKGDNYAQKPAHQGTQLYTETCTSRDTTMHRNLHIKGDNYAQKPAHQGGQLCTVTCTSRGTTMHSNLHIKGDNYTQKPAHQGTQLYTETCTSRDTTIHRNLHIKGHNYTQKPAHQGTQLYTETCTSRDTTIHRNLHIKGDNYTQKPAHQGTQLYTETCTTRDTTIHRNLHIKGDNYTQKPAHQGGQLYTETCTSRDTTMHRNLHIKGDNYAQ from the coding sequence ATGCACAGAAACCTGCACAACAAGGGGGACAACTATGCACAGAAACCTGCACATCAAGGGACACAACTATACACAGAAACCTGCACATCAAGGGACACAACTATGCACAGAAACCTGCACATCAAGGGGGACAACTATGCACAGAAACCTGCACATCAAGGGGGACAACTATGCACAGTAACCTGCACATCAAGGGGGACAACTATGCACAGTAACCTGCACATCAAGGGGGACAACTATACACAGAAACCTGCACATCAAGGGACACAACTATACACAGAAACCTGCACATCAAGGGACACAACTATACACAGAAACCTGCACATCAAGGGACACAACTATACACAGAAACCTGCACATCAAGGGACACAACTATACACAGAAACCTGCACATCAAGGGACACAACTATACACAGAAACCTGCACATCAAGGGGGACAACTATACACAGAAACCTGCACATCAAGGGACACAACTATACACAGAAACCTGCACAACAAGGGACACAACTATACACAGAAACCTGCACATCAAGGGGGACAACTATACACAGAAACCTGCACATCAAGGGGGACAACTATACACAGAAACCTGCACATCAAGGGACACAACTATGCACAGAAACCTGCACATCAAGGGGGACAACTATGCACAGTAA
- the LOC138980756 gene encoding uncharacterized protein FLJ40521-like, producing MVQQGTQLCTETCTSRDTTMHRNLHIKGDNYAQKPAHQGGQLCTETCTSRGTTMYRNLHTKGDNYAQKPAHQGTQLYTETCTTRGTTIHRNLHIKGHNYTQKPAHQGTQLYTETCTSRGTTIHRNLHIKGHNYAQKPAHQGGQLYTVTCTSRGTTIHRNLHIKGHNYAQKPAQQGGQLCTETCTSRNTTMHSNLHIKGDNYAQ from the coding sequence ATGGTGCAACAAGGGACACAACTATGCACAGAAACCTGCACATCAAGGGACACAACTATGCACAGAAACCTGCACATCAAGGGGGACAACTATGCACAGAAACCTGCACATCAAGGGGGACAACTATGCACAGAAACCTGCACATCAAGGGGGACAACTATGTACAGAAACCTGCACACCAAGGGGGACAACTATGCACAGAAACCTGCACATCAAGGGACACAACTATACACAGAAACCTGCACAACAAGGGGGACAACTATACACAGAAACCTGCACATCAAGGGACACAACTATACACAGAAACCTGCACATCAAGGGACACAACTATACACAGAAACCTGCACATCAAGGGGGACAACTATACACAGAAACCTGCACATCAAGGGACACAACTATGCACAGAAACCTGCACATCAAGGGGGACAACTATACACAGTCACCTGCACATCAAGGGGGACAACTATACACAGAAACCTGCACATCAAGGGACACAACTATGCACAGAAACCTGCACAACAAGGGGGACAACTATGCACAGAAACCTGCACATCAAGGAACACAACTATGCACAGTAACCTGCACATCAAGGGGGACAACTATGCACAGTAA
- the LOC138980754 gene encoding uncharacterized protein FLJ40521-like: protein MYRNLHIKGHNYTQKPAHQGGQLYTETCTSRDTTIHRNLHNKGHNYTQKPAQQGGQLYTETCTSRGTTIHRNLHIKGHNYAQKPAHQGGQLYTETCTSRDTTMHRNLHNKGHNYTQKPAHQGGQLYTETCTSRDTTIHRNLHNKGHNYTQKPAQQGTQLYTETCTTRDTTIHRNLHIKGHNYAQKPAQQGGQLYTETCTTRGTTIHRNLHNKGHNYTQKPAQQGGQLYTETCTSRDTTIHRNLHIKGHNYTQKPAQQGTQLYTETCTSRDTTIHRNLHIKGDNYTQKPAQQGGQLYTETCTTRDTTIHRNLHNKGDNYAQKPAQQGTQLCTETCTSRGTTMHSNLHIKGHNYTQKPAQQGTQLYTVTCTSRGTTIHRNLHIKGDNYTQSPAHQGTQLYTETCTTRDTTIHRNLHNKGHNYTQKPAHQGTQLCTETCTTRGTTMHRNLHNKGDNYAQKPAHQGGQLCTETCTSRGTTMHRNLHIKGDNLITAVLNRTLCGMLHCKTNINLLQQFDVKGPCFLE, encoded by the coding sequence ATGTACAGAAACCTGCACATCAAGGGACACAACTATACACAGAAACCTGCACATCAAGGGGGACAACTATACACAGAAACCTGCACATCAAGGGACACAACTATACACAGAAACCTGCACAACAAGGGACACAACTATACACAGAAACCTGCACAACAAGGGGGACAACTATACACAGAAACCTGCACATCAAGGGGGACAACTATACACAGAAACCTGCACATCAAGGGACACAACTATGCACAGAAACCTGCACATCAAGGGGGACAACTATACACAGAAACCTGCACATCAAGGGACACAACTATGCACAGAAACCTGCACAACAAGGGACACAACTATACACAGAAACCTGCACATCAAGGGGGACAACTATACACAGAAACCTGCACATCAAGGGACACAACTATACACAGAAACCTGCACAACAAGGGACACAACTATACACAGAAACCTGCACAACAAGGGACACAACTATACACAGAAACCTGCACAACAAGGGACACAACTATACACAGAAACCTGCACATCAAGGGACACAACTATGCACAGAAACCTGCACAACAAGGGGGACAACTATACACAGAAACCTGCACAACAAGGGGGACAACTATACACAGAAACCTGCACAACAAGGGACACAACTATACACAGAAACCTGCACAACAAGGGGGACAACTATACACAGAAACCTGCACATCAAGGGACACAACTATACACAGAAACCTGCACATCAAGGGACACAACTATACACAGAAACCTGCACAACAAGGGACACAACTATACACAGAAACCTGCACATCAAGGGACACAACTATACACAGAAACCTGCACATCAAGGGGGACAACTATACACAGAAACCTGCACAACAAGGGGGACAACTATACACAGAAACCTGCACAACAAGGGACACAACTATACACAGAAACCTGCACAACAAGGGGGACAACTATGCACAGAAACCTGCACAACAAGGGACACAACTATGCACAGAAACCTGCACATCAAGGGGGACAACTATGCACAGTAACCTGCACATCAAGGGACACAACTATACACAGAAACCTGCACAACAAGGGACACAACTATACACAGTCACCTGCACATCAAGGGGGACAACTATACACAGAAACCTGCACATCAAGGGGGACAACTATACACAGTCACCTGCACATCAAGGGACACAACTATACACAGAAACCTGCACAACAAGGGACACAACTATACACAGAAACCTGCACAACAAGGGACACAACTATACACAGAAACCTGCACATCAAGGGACACAACTATGCACAGAAACCTGCACAACAAGGGGGACAACTATGCACAGAAACCTGCACAACAAGGGGGACAACTATGCACAGAAACCTGCACATCAAGGGGGACAACTATGCACAGAAACCTGCACATCAAGGGGGACAACTATGCACAGAAACCTGCACATCAAGGGGGACAATTTGATAACCGCTGTGTTGAATCGAACCTTATGCGGAATGCTGCACTGCAAAACCAACATTAACTTACTTCAGCAATTTGACGTCAAAGGGCCGTGCTTTCTGGAATAA